From SAR202 cluster bacterium:
ATCTGGGAGAGCAATACCATAACCTATTATAAATTCAGTATCTTCAACAATTTTATGAGTGTTCTCGCTATCAATACCCTCGTTAATAATAGTTGTTTCAAAACCTTCTGGAGTGTATGTTGCTATCACTTCAGCCAGATGTTTTGGTAGATTTGTAATAAAAACAATTTTGATTTTACTCATAGTGTCTCCGTTCACTTTTCTTGTTTTATTAGTACGGTACTTCTAGTTTTGTAAGTAAATCATGAAATTCATCTTTAGTTTCTTGGCTTAATTCCGGGCCAGGATGTCTAACTCTATAGCTACTTATCAAACCACGATTATGAAGTGCATATTTTCGTATTGATATACCTATTCCTTCTTGAAACTCAAATAATAGCATTGGTAAATATTTAAAAAATATACTTTCAGCTTCTTGCAAATTACCATTAGCTACATTTGTATAAATATCGACCAGAACTTCTGGGTAAGCAAATCCAGTCATTGCACCAGAGGAGCCTCGATTCAATTCGTCTAATAAAAATACTCCACCTAATCCACCAAAAATAGATAACTTATCACCAGTTAAATTTCTTATAGCAGTAATTTTGCTTGGGGTAGGAGGGTCTTCAAGTTTAAGGTAAATTACTTGGGGAATTTTTTCAGCCAATTGTGATATAAACTGGGGAGGCATATGAACCCCAGAAGTTTGAGGATAATCTTGAACTACAATAGGAATATCTATGCAATCAGCAATTTTTTCATAATGATTTAATAAAGAGCCTAAGTTAGGTTTCCCCATAGGAGGAGCAGAAATCATAACCGCAGATGCACCTAGGTTTTCAGCCTCTTGGCTATACTTTATAGCTGCTTTAGTACTTGCTGCAGTTGTCCCAACAGTAACAGACAAACCATTTGCTTTCTCAATGACTTCTCTTGTTATAATTTGTCTTTCTTCATCTGTCAGGCGAGCTGATTCACCTGTAACTCCTAGTACTACGACGCCTTCACATCGAGAAGAATGTGCTTTTTGCATAAGGTTTGAAATTGAATTTACATCTACTTCTTCATTATCTAAAAATGGAGTTGCAAGCATCCAATGTACACCGGTAAATGTTTTAGTCATAAAATGCTCCTTTTACTGTTGTATATTATTTTTCAACAATTTGGATAAGAACACCATTTGTTGATTTAGGATGCAAAAATACCTGTCCTTTAGGATTATCAGCGCCAATTAATTGTACTCCGTTAGATTCCAATTCCTTTATCGATTGTTCTATATTTTCAACAGCCAAAGCAACTAGATGTACACCTTCCCCTGATCTTTCAATCTTACGTCCAACCGGGGTTTCTGGACCAAGTGGTTCAACAAGTTCAATATGAGTACCATTTCCAAGATTGAAAAAAGCTTGTTTAATGCCAAGTTTTTCAGACACATCTGTACGTTCTAGCTCCATACCCATTCCATTTTGATAATTTGAAATGCCTTGGTTTAAATCTTTGACCGCAATAACAATATGATCAATCCATTTATAGTCCATAATTTATCTCCTGTTTTATATTATTTTTTTATTCCATCTTGGTTGTTTTTAAATAATCTAGGTAGGATGATAGAAGCAATAATCGTCGTAGACATTGTCATAATTACTGAAACACCGAATAGATCTGTACCAATTATTCCTTTTGATAAACCTATACCAGCAATAATTAATGCTATTTCACCTCTAGGTATCATACCTACACCTATTCTGAGAGAACCTATTCTATTGAAACCAGAGAAAAAGGCAGGAATTCCACTACCTATTAATTTGTCGAGTGTAGCAGTTAGAGATAAAACAATACCAAACACTAAAACAGGAGTACTGATAGCTGAAAGATCTACCATCATACCCATTACAACAAAAAATACTGGTACTAATAGGTTGTAAATATTATGTAATTGATGTTCTATTTCATGTTTAATTTTTGAATTAGACATTCCTAATCCAAAAGAATAAGCACCGATAATCATTGCGAGGCCAAAATGTTCAGCCAGTGCTGCACAAATAAGTGCTAATCCTAATGGTATAGCTACCAAGGCTCCCTCTGTATTAAATCCAGAAATAAACCTAGAAAGAGGACTTGATAAAAGGAAACTTAAAGCAGTTATTGCTAGCCAAATTCCAACAGCTTGTACAGCTATGATTAAGATATTTGAAGATGAAATAGTTTGGGTTTCATTTAAACTTATAACTATTGCTAAAACCAATATTCCGAAAACGTCATCGAATACTGCAGCAGCTAAGATAGTAATACCTTCAGCACCATCTAACTTTCCGAGGTCTTTAAGAATACGTGCAGTAATCCCAATTGATGTTGCAGTCAATATCGATCCTATAAATAAAGCTTGTATACTCATAAAGGACTCTGCAAATCCAAACAATACAGTTAAGCTTGCTCCTACTGTAAAGGGAACAGCTACTCCACCAATTGCAATAAAAAAAGACTTTCTTGCATATTTGAGAAATTGTTCTAGGTTTGTTTCTATACCAACGACAAACATGAGGACCAATGATGCAACCTGACCAAGAAAATTTATTTCTGGAGGTATTTCATGACCATGGTCTCCAGGAAATAACGGGCCAAAAGAACCTAATGCTATTGCTCCTAAGGCAAATGGTCCAATGATAACTCCTGCAAATAGTTCACCAAGAACAGGTGGGACTTTTATATATCTTACTGCTATTTCAGCAGCTGATTTTGCTACAATAAATATGATTGCTAGTTGTAACATTAACTGAATAATATGTTCTGCGTGACCTTCCATAAATTCAAAACTCCATTAAATAAATTATAGTTGTTATGGCACGCCTGGAGGGATTCGAACCCACGACACTCGGTTCCGAAGACCGATGCTCTATCCACTGAGCTACAGGCGCTTATTCAGCACATTTTATATTTAAAATGACCTAATTACAATGATCTAACCATTGATAGAAATCTTCATTTATTCTCCGTATAACAGTTTGTATAACAATATTGACTAAAAAGGATCATAGAAATTCTTCACGATTTATAAAACCTTGACTAATAGAATCCGATAGAACACTTCTTATAATATATTTATATAATTACTAGTTAATTAATAGAATCTATGAATATATAACTACAGAATATATAAACCATATAAATCCTAATCCAAAAAATGGTATAGCGTAATTATTTCCCAAGATGACCAATACTATAGGACATACAACTGAACAAAATATAGCGGCTGCAGCGATTGGTGGAATCGAAAATGCCATAGCCATACCCCACAACAACATCACATTAACTATTAGGGTTTTAATCCAGCTTTTTTGAGATATAGCGTCCTGTAATTCATTAATTAAATTCTTCATCCAGAAATTTTATCACAATTTACATGAGGGTGAGCCTAATGGACTGTTAAACATAGTTTATTATGTTAATGTTCCAGCTAAAAGAATAGTTGCGTATATGAGTTTAAATGCACTAACAAAATCATCAGATTCGTATGATATAGTTTTGCGATTCTCACGTTGTATTTCTGGAATATAACAGGCAAGATCTGCCATCAGGTCATTTGAAAATTCAACAGATAGTTTAACATTTTCATAAATCTTAGGTTTGAAAATAGAATAATTTTCCAGACATTCTTTTGAACTTTTTTTTATCAGTTCACAAGCATTTTGAGGAGATAATGAAATAGCAGAATGTGTGCTAATTGCTTCTTTAATAGATACACCAATTATATTTGGTACAGTTTTTTTAGCTTCTCTAATTATATCTGTATCACCACTAATCAGGCCGATTGGTACATTATATTGACCTGCAATTCCAAGATTTAAATCAAATTCACTTGCAGGTATATTATTAATAAAGATATTTTGTATGACACTAGACCCACGAATTGTATGACTTAGTACTCCAGGTTCGCCTGGCCTATTGTGATAACCAATACAAAGTGCAATATCAATGTTTTGATCTGCACCTTCCATCATGCAGAGAGGTCTAGGAGCTCCAGTAATCAATTCAGCTCTAGGATCTATTAGATCAGGCAGTAAATTTCTAAATGATCCATGGCTATCAGCTATGAGGACTCTATCGGCACCACCTTCAAAACATCCCTCAATAGCTGCATTTCCTTCGAGAGTCATAATATTTCGCATATGTTGATAGTCTTGACCTCGGTATCTATTTGTTTGATCAGTATCTACAATACCACTTATACCTTCCATATCTATTGAGATGAGTGCAGAAATTGTCATATCAATCCTCCCGAATATGTTTTATATTTATGTAGAATATAGAAAATTTACTTAAAATCAATATGTTAGGTACACATATGGCAAAAATGGATCAGAACGAAATAGAACAATTTTTAAAACAACCATATATAGCGCATCTTACAGTTTTAGATGAATCCAACAATCCATTCCCAGTGCCAATTTGGTTCAAATATGAAGATGGTAATTTATGGTTAATAAGCAATATTAAATCCAAAAAAATCCAACATATTGAAAAAAATCCAAACGTTTCATTATCTATTGCTAATAGTGCAAGGCCATATCAATACGTAATATTTAATGGGATTGCTGAGATTAGTGATCCAGCTGATTCCAATAAAATAATTCAGGTTTGTACTAAGTATGATGGTGAAATTGAGGGGAAGAAATTTGCCCAACTGTTAATGGAAAGTCGTCATACAATTATTATCAACATTAAAATCACTAAAACAAATGCTTGGATAGATAGATAAATTCTAATCTGGATTACAAAAGGATCTAATCGATTCTATTGTTTTGTCCCAATACATTAAGGCATGTCCAGCGTTAGGTATTGTTACTAATTGCGAATTTGGAATTTGTTCAGAAAGTTCCTTGCCAAGAGGGTATGGTACCTGATTATCTGAATCTCCATGTATAACAAGGGTTGGTATAGTTATTTCGTTTAGTCTGGAAGATAAGTCTGAATCTGCATATGCAAATTGATTTCGTAATATACCCATAGCATATATCGCTTTTTCATTATCTGTTAAAGAACTTGTAAGTTGTTTAATCTCTTGATTTCTTGTAGCAACAATAGATTTTCTTTCCTCAGGAATCGGACCAGATCCCTCTGGTGGTAAATATAAAGATAATAACGATGGTTCGTTTCGTAGAATATCGAAAGCCTTATCTGGGCCAAGATCGTTTAGAGTTTTATGACGACTTTTTAATTCTATACAAGCCTTCGTTCTATATTTATTTTTCCAAAGTCTAGAACTGGTATTAACTAATATTAATTTATCGA
This genomic window contains:
- a CDS encoding dihydrodipicolinate synthase family protein encodes the protein MTKTFTGVHWMLATPFLDNEEVDVNSISNLMQKAHSSRCEGVVVLGVTGESARLTDEERQIITREVIEKANGLSVTVGTTAASTKAAIKYSQEAENLGASAVMISAPPMGKPNLGSLLNHYEKIADCIDIPIVVQDYPQTSGVHMPPQFISQLAEKIPQVIYLKLEDPPTPSKITAIRNLTGDKLSIFGGLGGVFLLDELNRGSSGAMTGFAYPEVLVDIYTNVANGNLQEAESIFFKYLPMLLFEFQEGIGISIRKYALHNRGLISSYRVRHPGPELSQETKDEFHDLLTKLEVPY
- a CDS encoding VOC family protein — translated: MDYKWIDHIVIAVKDLNQGISNYQNGMGMELERTDVSEKLGIKQAFFNLGNGTHIELVEPLGPETPVGRKIERSGEGVHLVALAVENIEQSIKELESNGVQLIGADNPKGQVFLHPKSTNGVLIQIVEK
- a CDS encoding cation:proton antiporter — encoded protein: MEGHAEHIIQLMLQLAIIFIVAKSAAEIAVRYIKVPPVLGELFAGVIIGPFALGAIALGSFGPLFPGDHGHEIPPEINFLGQVASLVLMFVVGIETNLEQFLKYARKSFFIAIGGVAVPFTVGASLTVLFGFAESFMSIQALFIGSILTATSIGITARILKDLGKLDGAEGITILAAAVFDDVFGILVLAIVISLNETQTISSSNILIIAVQAVGIWLAITALSFLLSSPLSRFISGFNTEGALVAIPLGLALICAALAEHFGLAMIIGAYSFGLGMSNSKIKHEIEHQLHNIYNLLVPVFFVVMGMMVDLSAISTPVLVFGIVLSLTATLDKLIGSGIPAFFSGFNRIGSLRIGVGMIPRGEIALIIAGIGLSKGIIGTDLFGVSVIMTMSTTIIASIILPRLFKNNQDGIKK
- a CDS encoding aminopeptidase, with translation MTISALISIDMEGISGIVDTDQTNRYRGQDYQHMRNIMTLEGNAAIEGCFEGGADRVLIADSHGSFRNLLPDLIDPRAELITGAPRPLCMMEGADQNIDIALCIGYHNRPGEPGVLSHTIRGSSVIQNIFINNIPASEFDLNLGIAGQYNVPIGLISGDTDIIREAKKTVPNIIGVSIKEAISTHSAISLSPQNACELIKKSSKECLENYSIFKPKIYENVKLSVEFSNDLMADLACYIPEIQRENRKTISYESDDFVSAFKLIYATILLAGTLT
- a CDS encoding alpha/beta hydrolase; the protein is HGGYGGADSTVMPRDDSWVPSLSESNTIITYDRRSAGRSSYPNEIHSLDMLTTDLRELILHLDLNKPTIIGSSAGGPISLNYTLNFQNDVDKLILVNTSSRLWKNKYRTKACIELKSRHKTLNDLGPDKAFDILRNEPSLLSLYLPPEGSGPIPEERKSIVATRNQEIKQLTSSLTDNEKAIYAMGILRNQFAYADSDLSSRLNEITIPTLVIHGDSDNQVPYPLGKELSEQIPNSQLVTIPNAGHALMYWDKTIESIRSFCNPD